The following proteins are encoded in a genomic region of Oryzias latipes chromosome 17, ASM223467v1:
- the LOC101162631 gene encoding insulin-like growth factor-binding protein 1: protein MLGLYEKLFVTAVALVVLAVVSSSPLVGPEPIRCAPCTQQKLNDCPAVPADCRQVLREPGCGCCMACALEKGASCGVHTASCARGLRCTPRSGEARPLHALTRGQGICTEDEGQEEADGVSDQGSLHYLFGMNLPSEYQDLAEGHESIKAKVNAIRGKLVQQGPCHIELHGALDMIASSQQELGDKFTTFYLPNCDKHGFYKAKQCESSLVGPPARCWCVSSWNGKKLPGSSDLLGDADCQQEVTQ, encoded by the exons atgCTTGGATTATATGAGAAGCTGTTTGTGACAGCAGTGGCTCTGGTTGTTTTGGCTGTGGTGAGTTCATCCCCACTGGTGGGACCTGAGCCCATCCGCTGCGCCCCCTGTACCCAGCAGAAACTGAACGACTGTCCAGCAGTCCCGGCAGACTGCCGGCAGGTCCTCCGGGAGCCTGGTTGTGGCTGCTGCATGGCCTGCGCGCTGGAAAAGGGGGCTTCCTGCGGGGTTCACACAGCTTCCTGTGCTCGGGGTCTCCGCTGCACTCCCAGGTCTGGTGAGGCCAGACCACTCCACGCTCTGACCAGAGGGCAGGGCATCTGCACTGAAGACGAAGGACAAG AGGAAGCTGATGGAGTTTCTGATCAAGGCTCTCTTCATTACTTGTTTGGCATGAATCTTCCCTCTGAATATCAAGATCTCGCAGAGGGTCATGAGAGTATCAAAGCCAAGGTCAATGCCATTCGGGGAAAACTGGTACAGCAg gGTCCGTGTCACATTGAACTGCATGGAGCGCTGGACATGATAGCCAGCTCCCAACAGGAACTAGGAGACAAGTTTACAACCTTTTACCTGCCCAACTGCGATAAGCATGGATTCTACAAGGCCAAACAG tGCGAGTCCTCTTTGGTGGGGCCGCCTGCTCGCTGCTGGTGCGTATCTTCTTGGAATGGAAAAAAACTTCCAGGTTCAAGCGACCTTCTTGGAGATGCAGATTGCCAGCAAGAAGTTACGCAATGA
- the LOC101166253 gene encoding insulin-like growth factor-binding protein 3 has protein sequence MMDLHVRVLCLFFLAASLTRRSGASGPVIRCEPCDAAARLSCKPLPKDCAERVREPGCGCCMTCALSLGRRCGVYTARCGSGLTCQPQPGETKPLQALLLGLGICANSSSSSRMSLTVKPTPVVCKLTDHAEIPDKEQTPTSSGPQTSYSTNRPAGPLKPLLHPLFSSAKADVFRQAQHKRTQSFKMGGLPGPLITDPQNFSLQTKQEPEYGPCRREMESILSSLKMINTLNPRGLRIPNCDKKGFYKKKQCRPSKGRKRGFCWCVDKYGQPLPSFGGKEQGDAQYYDFESQ, from the exons ATGATGGATCTCCACGTCCGAGTGCTCTGTCTGTTTTTTCTAGCTGCATCGTTAACCCGGAGGTCGGGTGCGAGCGGACCGGTGATCCGATGCGAGCCGTGTGATGCTGCGGCGCGGCTGTCGTGCAAACCTCTACCCAAAGACTGCGCGGAGCGGGTCCGGGAGCCGGGCTGCGGCTGCTGCATGACCTGCGCGCTCAGCCTCGGCCGGCGCTGCGGCGTCTACACCGCCAGGTGCGGCTCCGGGCTCACCTGTCAGCCCCAACCGGGTGAGACGAAACCTCTGCAGGCGCTGCTGTTAGGACTCGGCATCTgtgcaaacagcagcagcagcagcagaatgtCACTGACCGTCAAACCCACACCTGTGGTCTGTAAATTGACAG ATCATGCAGAAATTCCAGACAAGGAGCAGACTCCCACCAGCTCAGGTCCTCAAACTTCCTACAGCACCAACAGACCCGCAGGACCCCTAAAGCCTCTACTCCACCCCCTCTTCTCCTCTGCAAAGGCAGATGTGTTCAGACAGGCACAGCACAAGAGAACCCAGAGCTTTAAAATGGGGGGTCTCCCAGGACCCCTCATCACCGACCCACAGAACTTCTCTTTACAAACCAAACAGGAGCCAGAGTAT GGTCCGTGTCGAAGAGAGATGGAGAGCATCCTCAGCAGCCTTAAAATGATCAACACCCTCAACCCCAGAGGCTTACGCATACCAAACTGcgacaaaaaaggtttttataagaaaaaacag TGCCGTCCATCGAAAGGGCGAAAGCGGGGCTTTTGCTGGTGTGTGGACAAATATGGACAGCCTTTGCCAAGCTTTGGTGGGAAGGAGCAAGGAGACGCCCAGTACTACGACTTTGAGAGCCAATAG
- the LOC105356259 gene encoding histone H3.v1, whose translation MDIQPQRRQPLEAIQEESEQEDEAESRRSSEKEYHPLQVAAQAEEVLNEENKEEEEEEEEEEDEEDDDDEPLRVLRSRSRSRLSRTSLIHTQSRNDEVQNVSVADLSTKDIDVSRTSPQSDSRECISSRSFRLKASEISWEKLSEHTPSVKKKKHKFKDELFPPWVVNLMINIEEATSHQLVVE comes from the exons ATGGATATTCAACCACAAAGG AGGCAACCATTGGAGGCCATTCAAGAGGAGTCGGAGCAGGAGGATGAAGCTGAGAGCAGGAGATCATCTGAAAAGGAGTATCATCCACTTCAGGTAGCTGCACAGGCAGAAGAGGTActgaatgaagaaaataaagaggaggaggaggaggaggaggaggaggaggatgaagaagatgatgatgatgaaccaCTGCGAGTTCTGAGGTCCAGAAGCCGCTCAAGATTAAGCAGAACAAGTTTGATTCACACCCAGTCCAGAAATGACGAAGTTCAAAATGTTTCTGTGGCTGATTTGAGCACAAAAGATATTGATGTAAGCAGAACTTCACCACAGTCAGATTCAAGAGAGTGCATAAGTAGCAGGAGCTTCAGGTTAAAA gcctCTGAGATTAGTTGGGAAAAACTATCAGAACATACTCcatcagtgaagaaaaagaagcataAGTTTAAG GATGAGCTGTTTCCTCCGTGGGTCGTGAATCTGATGATCAACATTGAAGAGGCAACATCTCATCAACTGGTCGTTGAGTGA